One genomic window of Lytechinus variegatus isolate NC3 chromosome 1, Lvar_3.0, whole genome shotgun sequence includes the following:
- the LOC121430972 gene encoding potassium channel subfamily K member 9-like, with protein sequence METVDTQLETIFDTRRHMSKEQRSRENEKNDKGYGHSAPLTIGGKIFCMIYALVGIPLNLVMFQSVGERLNVFMGFGVKKIKKCLRFKKCSVSHTELVIIGGIANVIITVSGAVAFVHFEKWGFVEAFYYVIITLTTVGFGDYVALQKDNDIQQRPQYVFFSIIYILVALVVLASVMNLLVLRLLTLNTEDERREAQEQELAMRQSGHELNHIDSHMNFFNHNHARGPLLAKGEHRAFCSTCSCNSKAPHRTNPDSYAVDFSIDAKGVYGNNFNPHTTPAVYNTLYSDDAEVFEQFLCTDRTGKRASI encoded by the exons ATGGAAACAGTAGACACACAGCTGGAAACAATATTCGACACACGTCGACACATGTCGAAGGAGCAGAGAAGtagagaaaatgagaaaaacgATAAGG gCTATGGACATTCGGCACCCTTGACAATCGGTGGAAAGATCTTCTGCATGATCTACGCTCTTGTCGGGATCCCTCTCAATTTAGTCATGTTCCAGAGTGTCGGAGAACGACTTAACGTCTTCATGGGTTTTGGCGtcaagaaaatcaagaaatgCCTGCGATTCAAGAAATGCTCTGTTTCCCATACGGAACTCGTTATCATAGGAGGCATCGCAAACGTCATCATCACCGTGTCAGGGGCTGTGGCATTCGTTCACTTTGAAAAATGGGGATTTGTAGAAGCCTTTTATTACGTCATAATAACGCTAACGACTGTTGGGTTTGGCGACTATGTCGCCTTGCAGAAGGATAACGACATTCAGCAGAGACCGCAATATGTGTTCTTTAGCATTATCTACATATTGGTGGCTTTGGTAGTGTTAGCCTCAGTTATGAATTTGCTTGTGCTACGGTTATTGACGCTTAACACCGAGGATGAGAGGAGAGAGGCACAGGAGCAGGAACTCGCAATGAGACAGAGTGGTCATGAATTGAATCACATAGATTCGCACATGAACTTCTTTAATCACAACCACGCGCGAGGACCGTTACTCGCGAAGGGGGAACATCGGGCGTTCTGCTCGACGTGCAGTTGCAACAGCAAGGCGCCGCATAGAACTAATCCTGATTCATACGCGGTGGACTTCAGTATCGATGCGAAGGGAGTTTACGGTAACAACTTTAATCCGCATACAACGCCTGCTGTTTATAACACATTGTATTCTGACGACGCCGAAGTGTTCGAGCAATTTTTATGTACAGACAGAACAGGCAAACGGGCATCGATATGA